In Scylla paramamosain isolate STU-SP2022 unplaced genomic scaffold, ASM3559412v1 Contig6, whole genome shotgun sequence, the genomic window agccacccccccacccccgtcCCAGCCAGCGGCAAGACCGGAAGAGATTAACCGGCAACCCCCTCACCGCCGACCCGAGGTACAGCCTCCAGCCATAGGCACGGAGAGCCGCACCCCCTCCGCCCACCCCTCCACTCGCTCAGGTAGCACCCCTACCAAGCATGCTCGAGCCAAGCCCCACCACCCGAGCAGCGGCACACAAGGGAGAGACCCTCCCGGCGACGCCCCCGCCCGTGCGGCGACAGGCCCAGCACCGACAACGGTGAGGAGGAGAGCCATGGTCCCGAGCGATCCTCTCCACGGGGTGCCCGCCTGTCTCAGCGAAGAAACCCGCGCGGTGGTCAACTGCCTCGTGGCGCGGATGGTGCAGTTGATGGCGGAGCTGCTTGCCAGCCCTGATCACGTCCCCGCTAGGCGGGACGATCTGGACGCGCTTCTCCGCCAGGAGACGGCCACGGCCATCTCTGAGTGCGGCCTCCTGCCACCACCGCTGAACTCGAGGGACCCACGTCTGTGCCCCTCCCTCCAACCACCAGACCTTCACCACCAACATGGAGAGGAGATATGCTGAGGGCGCCACCCACGCGGACCAGCCTGCAGGGCCCCCAGGCTCAGAGTCCTGCAATGGAACGTGCAGGGCCTGCGACCCAAGAAACATCAAGTCCTACAGGCCGTCTTCGAGGAGCACCTTGACGTTGTGCTCCTCCAGGAAACACTGACGCCCGCCGACTTTGAATGGAGGGTGGCGGGCTACACCCTTCACTCGCTCCCCACAGCGGAGGGCACCCGAGGCTGTGCAGCGCTGGTGAGGAGCACAATCCCTCACCGTAGGGTTGCAGCCCCAGTCAACTGCGGGGACGGTGTGGAGGTCCTGGCGCTGGAGCTGCAGGTGGGAAGTCTCCCGCTCCTGGTATACAACGTATACAGGAGCCAGCGACACCAGCTGGAGGCAGGAGAGCTTCTCACCCTCGCCTCCCACTCCAGTCTCTTGGTTGCGGGCGACCTCAACGCCCACCACCCCATGCTACAGTCACCGTCCCCAGCCAACGAAACGGGCCGCCACCTGGCCGTGCTGCTCGAGGAAATCCCTCACGTGTGCCTTCTCAACACAGGGGAGGCCACCCACACCCGGGGAGGAAGGCTTGACCTCACGTTGGTCTCGAGTGACCTGGCGGCAGGCGCTACGTGGCAGGTGCACCCGACCCTCACCAGCGACCACTttgccaccctcaccaccctcccagTGGCCCCGCCGGTCCCACCCCGCCCGCCCCCACGCTGGAACATAAGGAGAGCGGACTGGACCAAGTTTCAGGCCTCTCTTGACGAGTGGTGGGCCGCCTATCAGCCGCCCGCCGACCTACATCAGCAGGAGAGGGACCTGACGACGGCCATCCAGACCGCAGCCGCCGCAGCCATCCCCAGGTGCACCCCGAGCCGCCGCCACCGGACAGACTGGTGGTACTACAACGAAGAGGTGCGCGAGCACAACCACCGTGTCAACCAGCACAGAAAACTGTACAAAAGGCGCCCCAACCCCAACAACCTAAGACTCCTACAGGATGTGGTGGCCCGCGCACGGCAGGTATCCCTGAGGGCCAGAGAGGCTAAGTGGCTGGAGTGGTGCGCCACTTTTAGCCACCACACGTCTCTAGGCCAGCTGTGGAGGAGCGTGAGGACAGCCTCCggcgctgccccgccccgcccgcccgcccacccGCACCCGCAGCAGGAGGCAGAGAGGCTTGCCACCATGTTCACCACGCGGAGCTCCAGTGACCAGCTTCCTCCCCAGACACAACGCATCCAGCAGCAGCTCCGACCACACCGCGACGAGGCTGTCAGGGAGGCGATGGAGGAAGCCGACGTGACTGACCAgcccttctcccttcaagagctgGAGCGGGCTAGGAGGAGAGGCCGCGACACGGCAGCGGGGGCGGACGGCGTGCCATACTCCATGTTGGCGCACGCTGGGTCGGCTGGGGACGCCGCGCTGTTGGCTACCATCAACGCCTCATGGATGGCGGGCTGTCTGCCGCTCCCTGCCCCCACCTTCCGCGCCGACATTCAGCCGATTCCAAAGCCGAGGGAGCCCACCAAGATCagacccatctctctcctcagctgcaCGGCCAAAACGGCTGAGAGGATGGTGCTCGCGCGGCTACAGTGGCGCGTGGGGCCCTCTCACCCACATGTGTTCGGCTACACCCGCGGAGTGAGCACGGCAGACAGCATCCTCGCCCTGCTGACCCAAATTGACCACCGCCCCGCCGTCATCGTCTTCATCGACCTCGAGAAGGCGTTCGAGCTAGCCAGCCCTCACGCCATCCTCGACGCACTCGTGCGGAAAGGGGTGCGAGGAAGGCTGCTGGCCTGGCTCCGCGACTACCTGCAGCGCCGCCGCGCCAGGGTTAGGTTCCAGGGCCTGAGGTCGACCTTCAAGGTACTTGAGAACGGGACGCCCCAGGGCGGCATCCTCAGCCCTCTACTGTTCAACCTGCTGATGGAACAGCTAGTGGCACTGCCTTTCCACGCTGGCACCGTCCTGCTGAGCTACGCCGATGACCTCGCCCTCGTCGTCACCGGAAGGGGCAACAAGCTCAGGAGGACGCAGCAGGCACTCGACCTCATCAGCGGGAAATGCCAGGACCTGGGGCTCAAGATCTCGGCAGAGAAGTCCCGGGCCATGATGGTGAAGGCGGCAGACCCAACCTGGCAGCTCCGCGTCCAGGGAGTTGAGCTGGCATGGACCAACTCCTACCAGTACCTCGGTGTGTGGGTGGACAAGCGGCTGTCCTTCACAGCCCACGCCGCCTACCTGAGGGAGAGGACGCAGTCTAGGCTGAACGTGATGCGGGCCATGACGCGAATCAGCGCGGGCGCCACTTTTTCCGTCCTGCGCCAGTACTACGTGCACGCTGTTCGCTCGCTGGTGGATTACAGCGCCCCCGTCCTCATAGCACTCTCTCCAAACCAGCAGGAGCGGATCGAGGTGCTACAAAACACCGCAATGAGGACCATGCTGGGGGCACCGAGGTGGTCCAGCGCATGCGTCATGCAGAGCGAGACCAGACTggtacccctcaccaccagggtaCAGCAGATCACGGCCTGCCGCGTAGCGAGGGTGCTGCAGCGTGACGCGGAGGGAGTGACACAGAGGAGACTAAGGCTGGCGGGGACGCAGGGTGCCGAATCTCTCCGCCGCAACCCGTGGCTGCTGCAGTGCACGCTGGCTACCCACAACCTGGCTCGCATGGAGAACTGGCCACAGGCGGACCTCCCTGCCCCCACCTTCCGCGCCCCACCCCCGTGGGAGCCACCCGCGGCAGAGTTCTCCGCCACACAGCTGCCCGCCAGCAAGGCGCTCTGCGCCGTGGAGGAGATGCGGCAGCACGCCTTCATGGCCATGGCGCAGGTCACCGAGCCAGACAGTGTTGTGTACTACACCGACGGCTCGGCTGACCCTGACAGCGGAAGGACGGGCGCTGCTGCCATCACCAGAGGGGCCGAGGTGTGTGAGAGGACTCCCGACCACTGCTCCACCCTGCAGACAGAACTGGTGGCCATCCTGCTGGCCCTGGAGCACGCTCAACACCGGCGGGAGCGCACCGTGGTGCTCCACACCGACTCCAGAACGGGGCTACAGGCTCTACAACAGCCGTATCCCAGCGACAACGTGGGCCTCGTCACCGCCATCCTGGGTAGCCTCCAGAGCCTCGCCGCGCAGGGGCGGCGGGTGAGGCTCAACTGGATACCCAGCCACGTGGGAGTACGAGGCAACGAGGCTGCTGACGCAGCCGCCAAGAGAGCTGCTAGTGGCCCCCAGGTGACAAGGCATGTGCCACCCAGCCTGAGCCAAGTGAGGGCGCGAGCCAGGCTCGCCGCAACCAAGCGCGCCCGCCACACGCACCGGCAgctggaaacaaggaagagacaggCAGCTTGGTACGCCTCCGCCACTGGCTACCAGTCGTTGGACGCCTCCCAGCAGCAGCCCAGAGCAGACGGCGTGTTGCTGCAACGCGTAAGGCTGGGCTACTGCACCAGGGAACAGCTGTACGACGACTTTCGGGGGCAGGAGTGCGACCACTGCGGGAGGCACAGCCGCCACCCGCTAGTGCACTACCTACTGTCCTGTCCGGCCACCGCCGCCCTCAGaccaacgccgccaccaccggccCATCCTGTAGGCGGTGATCTCCTCAGCAGCCGCGAGGCCAGGGCTGCCCTCATCGTCCGCCACACGCCCACAGACCTGATGCTGCGAGTTCTCAGGGCAGCGCCCCCGCCCCGCTGAACAGGTCGCAGCTCCTTTCCTGACCGGCGAGCAGCACTCCTCGCCGCGCCACCGCACCGCCCACCACCGGGACCCAAGACTCCCCCACCTGCGGGCTGGTGCccgctttgtgtattatgtacattcatgtatattttttcctttgtgcaatatgtatatatgtatatgttgacataatactcaataaacctttaataaaaaaaaaaagttaaataaagttagagagagtttaaccagtctaacaagtggctataaatacaaccctagctggtgaacaaaaagagttaagagattaaaggacttgcaactgctgacggttacctgtcggttttctcttctctatctctggcgagttaagagattaaaggacttgcaactgctgacggttacctgtcggttttctcttctcatattcctggcggcttccacctagatcactagagtagtagtagtagtagtagtagtaaaagtagtagtagtaatagtagtagcagtagtagtagtagtagtagtagtagtaaaagtagtagcagtagtagtagtatttgttgttgctgttgtgttgttgttgttgttgttgttgttgttgttgttgtgctgttattgctgttgtattgttgttgttgttgttttttctcttattaagGTAAACATCAACAAATTCCaaataagtacataaaaaaTTTTTGCTGAAAATGTAGAAAgaacaaaatttttaaagaTAGAAGCAAAACACCGCGCGGCTTTGTGGCAACAACCGCAACTCACgaacatagaagaaaaaaaatcgccGATGTCCTGACTGTAGTTCTCAATTGTTtctatttttcaaaggtttttataccgtgttttttttttttttctatattccttgttattattttagtcACGGTTCATGACAGTTTCCTCGCTGTGGTTCTCATGTCAATTTCGTTccgcattttttcttcttttcatcttactGTTCATTACTCTTCTTACTTTCAATGTGGATCTCATCATGGTTCTCGGTGTTGTTTTAGTCCTGATTTTCTATACAAATATTCGCAGCGGCCTTGATCAAAATGGTGCCGTGGTTCACAAATCAATGGTGAGTCACGTCAACACAGCCAAAGCAATGCAGCGAGTGTTGTTGGCCTTGATGAGCATGACTGTGAGGTATTGAATATTCCCAGCAAACAGAATAATGTCATTACTTAAGCATTATATTCGTGGCGGGCGGTGCTTGGCTGACGGTTACAAATGGTGCCTCCCCCAACAAGTTTAAACTCGCCGCTCGTTGCCACCGTGACATTAAGTGATCTTAGGCAACGGGAGATCCTGAATTTTGTTACATATAacaccagtattcagaaacgcgtTGCTCTTCCacaacgactattttcaaagggcacagagAGGATGAGTCGGATTCTCACGAAAGTTTCTCCAACTAATAACGTAGAACCCTCGTTAGTCTGCCACTAGAAAcgtaaaacccgtgtaacttcaccacagagatgattagtcgggttctcaagagtgtttcaattaataatgtagaaatcttgttaatcagttactaaaaccgtaaaaacatccctAGAACttattgaaagtagtcgagatgcGCGCAAaattgtttcagaatatggttcataAGGATGTAAGATTAttggaaaataatggaagttGCAAGGagacatcaggcctacacgtggtactccctgtatgaaacatgcatACCtacttccacttatcatcctcatccataaatctgtctgatCTTCTTTTGAGGCTCCGTAATGACTCAGCAGTAACAAGCTGATTACTAAGAATGTTACATTCGTCTATCATTATATTTTAATATATTAATCCTTTCTCTGCTGAGTATTTTTCTGCAATCATTTGGAACTTTTCGACACTTAATTTTCTGCTATAGCATCTTGAATTGTTCTGTagcatagaaagaaagaaaatcagctATTATCCGCTTTTGTCTGACAGATTAAGTGATTTTAATAGTGATGTCATAATCTGTTGTTtcagaaagaacaaaaggaaacgtGGGACAGTTACCCGACCTATCAGATCTCAGTTCTCAATCTTTGTTACCTCCATCTATCACACGTCAATTCTTGTTTTATTGAACTCTTAATACACAAcagttcattattttcattgcattgatatatatattcgcTTTATAGATATGAGAATAATTATGTGGACTCGTTGACATCTTCAGTGGGGCACCTGCATAGTGTCGTGTCCTCTTAACATTTAATCGTACCTGACGCACTGTGACGCTAGCCAAGAGCTGCATCATTCTAAGCCGGGAATTCTGGTCCTCGTAGGCACCAGAGCGGACAGAGATGATCCGCTTTGCGTCGCGTCTCATCCCTGCTTTATGGCTAGTCGGCGGCCCCTGGTGTGCAAGACGCCTCAGAGTTGCTGAAACATGCTCAGCCTTGCTTTACACAgtcttgccttgcctcgcctcgcatTGTCTTGTCCTCTGAGAGTTACAGCAGCTTTCCTTACCTCGCCAAGACGAACTCaatataatattctctctctctctctctctctctctctctctctctctctctctctctctctctctctctctctctctctctctctctctctctctctttctctctctctcacgatggAGAGACGCACTTGTAACTTTCAAATTGTTCGTCTACAAATTTTACGAGAACATTAGCTCTGTCATTTCCTGCATCCGTTTCGAAGATCCTCTCAGTATGGAAGTGAAACTCAACACCGGTACTCGTATTACCGCGatgtttgcagagagagagagagagagcgagagagagagagagagagagagagagagagagagagagagagagagagagagagagagagagagagagagagagatagtttagCGTCACAATGCATCGTGACAAGGAGACAAGCATTGATTAACCAGCAGGGATGTGTAAGGATGGAATGATCACCTCAGGGACCACAACTCTGTAAGACTCCGCGAACTCAAGCGGAGAATAAGGACAAGTTGTGTTTCGAGGCATTGTGTAACCTAACTCACCCGAAGATAACCTTACTTAGGAAGTGTAACATGGTATACTCAAGCAGTGGATGAGGAGACGCTATGTTTCGAGGCATTGTCGAGTTTACTGTATATAAAATGAGAAAACGCAACAGAAAATACGCCACGAATTCAAGTATTAGATAAGTACAAGGTAAGTTTCAGAGGCATTgtcaaatctaacttaacttatcCGAACATAACCTGAGGAAAACTAACCTATAATAAGCCACGATCTTGAGTTATGTTTGAGAGGCAGTATCTAATCCCGCTTAATCGAACATAACCTGAGAAAACGTATCATACTAAACGCTACGGGTACTGGATGAGAATATGCTGTGTTTAAGGGCACtacctaaacctaaattttagCCTGTGGCAGATGACGTCTCTTACCCGAGGACGCAGGGCCACTGGGACATCCCGGTTTCCACAGTAAGAGAAAAAGGGATAGGTTTATTATATGATTTACGGCGCCGGAACAACGAGGTCACGTGGCGCCTGCTGTGAAAAGAATCGAACTCACGATATTTCAGTCTTAagctcacctctcctccacaaAGCCAGCCGGGTCCCGCAGAACGATAGAAAAGTAATATAGAGACAATCATCAAGAGAAAACCTTTAAAGTACTTTCCGAGATGGGACGCTTCACTCCAATCCGTACAGGAGACTCATGAATGGCGATGAAGCAGCTGCATACATCACACGTTCCGCAGACATCCTCCAGCCCGCGCCCTGAATTACTAACCACCCGCCAAGACGCAGCGCCTCGCCTCCCACACTGTGACCGGCGAGGTGTCAAGGCGGGTacaaggctgctgctgctgcttcacttGTCTTCATAGAGATTCTCCCCCCCACTCCCGCCATGAAGCACCGAGCACCGCCGCAATCACAACCCACGACCGAGCACCCAGAACTGAGCATCGCCTTACTAATACTTGAGCACTATCAGACCCACTATCAAGCATATCCTGCTCCCTTTCATCCAGAGACCAGcactcaccactgtcaccatcaaGCTCCCAGCATCTGTAGCATCTCCCCATGACTATCGGAGAACTCAGAACATGTAATAAAACCTCAGTCAACACCTAAGAGTTCAGCACTTCCCAGCTGAACTCAACACCATCGCTCCCAATCATGCCAGCATCCTGTAACTTAGCACCACTACACTGAGCACTTCTCAAGTCAACACCACACCCAGCATCCCTGAAATCAGCACCAACACATTAAACATCTTTGAAATCAGCACCACACCCAACACTGAAGTCAGCACTAGTCTCTCAGTCAGCACCGTTGATGTAGACTCGgttaaatataattatatataatctCATAAAAATCACGCGTGGATGCAAAGGATAATAGAATATACACTTTTTCAGAGGATTGTTTTTGCTTGTCCTGTATTTGatgttttcctttagttttgtTCTGTGAAATATTCTGGTACAGCTGTGTTCTGTTAAAACTGGTGAGCCGCTTCTCTGAAATGCTGAATATTGATCGAGTAACGGgaacagtaataaaggagagagagagagagagagagagagagagagagagagagagagagagagagagagagagagagagagagagagagagagagagagagagcaataaacgGACAAACTGACAGGGACAGGGACAGACGACAGAAAGacgaacagagacagacaaaaagacagacgaacagacagagagagatagagatgagTAACGTAGTATATTGAAGAAGCTAATCTTGAAATATAATATAGCCGAAAGAAATCCTAAGACCAAGaattatagataaataaaaagatgaataaatagagataaataaataaataaagctgctCTCAAGAATCCAAAAGCAAAAACACTGCGGAATAAATTGGCCTCACAACAAATTTATCCATCTGTTAATACCCATCCccacaaataaatagacaaaataaattcataaataCGTGATTAAATACATTCACAAATGCGTGCAGACTGGTGGtgtgagaagagaggagtgtGACGCAGCGAGATAATGGAGGTGGCGATGGCGTGGAGTGCAGGTGACGAGGGTGACGCTTCCCGGCCGCTGAGTCACGgcgcggaggaggagaggactgaAGGCTGAATGGGAAGAGTGCTCGCATGAATAGGTAACTCTGAACTGCGACACTTTTCTTGCCGCAGTTACTTTAATGAGTGTTGCAGCgcgccttgagagagagagagagagagagagagagagagagagagagagagagagagagagagagagagagagagtgtgtgtgtgtgtgtgtgtgtgtgtgtgtaataataataataataataaacggtttattatttaggcagttgacaaactgaaaatgtacataggggatggggaaaaacttaacattaatcctaacggtaagactaatctaggagggaaatactattgattgatggctcgcaccatggtgggaatcgcactgagtctgtaccggtccgtgcgcgtcgcctttaggggcgttattttgttgtggtgtctggtggcacggacagggcgaggcgcgtcgggcggcagcatgtctctgagacgcggatgatgcagtagtcccttcccaaacttctccagagcctctcggtgcctggtggatattctggacagactcagggtggtcagggcttcttcataggtggtgtatgcagggccaaggatgaccctgcacgcccttttctgcacactctctagctgtagctgttgagtgtgtgtgagggaggaggaccacgctggggaggcgtacatgagtttggggaggatgaaggtgaggtacaccccccttaactcatctgtcggcgtccccagcgacctgagtctgcgcagcatgtacagcctgtaggtagctgatctcacggtgctggcgacatgctgcttccaggtcagctggtcgtccaccgtgactccgagaagcttggcacattggaccacctggagggggtgagggcccactgtgagccggggagggggcactggtacagaggaggtacagaaatgcatcaccacagttttgctgtggttgatggtcatcctgctctcctctgtccacgtctgcagtcgctccagaattgcttgcagtggcgagtagtccgggttcttgttggaaactgggacgcccacggtgcagtcgtccacatacttccagcgatggggggtgtcggtgagggcgtcgttgatgaggaggaggaagcatagaggacccatcttggtcccctgggggactccacatgtcagctgttggaaattagagacagagccctgatagcgaacggcctgacgtctccctgtgaggaagtcggctagccacgctatcagattaggagggagacccagacttactgccttgctgatgacaacagtgtgatcaactagatcaaaggcttttttgaagtcgacaaaagcaacagctagagaggtgtttcgcttgtccaggtggctgtggatgaattcaaggaagctggtcaggtaatgtgaggtggaggtggctttaatatttccgaattgtctgatatccacggtgttacaaattttggtgtatgcccagtcatatacaaaatcttcacaaataaggctagggatgggggtgatagagactggcctgaggtcattgagtgactgaggactggaagttttggggatgggagtgacataagatgtcttccagtccgcggggcaagagtgttgggagagtgaggcgtttattatggagcatagcggtgttgctagctctacagcaaattccttgtaaatttttataggaaggtcagtgggtgtggtggatcttggtttaaatttaagtattctcttaaaaacatccatcgcctggacagtgtgtggaggggagggagcgggcagataggcaggaagcggagtggtgtggaggggaggaaaggtttgacagatagcagcaaagtgatcgttcatctcctgagccgcgagattagcaggaaggtgtgaggtgcaaggaagggatgaagtgtgcttttgtaagccacacaaagctttgatcttagcgtaccactgtctgttgttggtcagcttgaggtgtgtgtgtgtgtgtgtgtgcctgcctgcctgcctgtcttgtctgtttgttttttttctttatacgtgtgtgtgtgtgtgtgtgtgtgtgtgtgtgtgtgtgtgagtgtgtgtgtgtgtgtgtgtgtgtgtgtgtgtgtgtgtgtgtgtgtgtgtgtgtgtgtgtgtgtgtgtgtgtgtatctgcctgcctgcctgcctgcctgtctgcttctgtgtgtgtggtttttttttctttatacgtggtgtgtgtgtgtgtgtgtgtgtgtgtgtgtgtgtgtgtgtgtgtgtgtgtgtgtgtgtgagcgcacgTACTGTACCGTCTCATATTGGGTGTCGAACTCTCAAAgcaatcttttcttttcacattctctctctctctctctctctctctctctctctctctctctctctctctctctctctctctctctctctctctctctctctctctctctctccatatgatATTACGGTGTCATTACTAAaaatttctattattttcttatcaatttgttcattcatttatttatttatctatatatttattcatctactctttatttttcactttatttacttttatcttgCCGATCTCGACAGGATGCTCTCTCTCAGATTTGATGAGGTGATTGGGTCAGGTACAGGGAAGGGGAATAGTTTGTTATGGTGCAGCAAGAATACACCAGCTCTAGTGTTGGTTCATGCCGGGGAGATTGCTGGACGCATTACATAAGTGACCCTCGCCCAGTGTGATCAGTGAAGCTAAGTCCTGTCTCTTGTAAAGATCAGAAGGGAAGATGTGACGGAATTCTCAATATTGTCACTTTGATTTTAATATTCTTGTTTATCACTTGTACGGATTTTTGAgtactttttttatcatctttattcaAATGTTTAtggataagttttttttttttttgtagccttAGGCCAGCGCCACTCTTACACAGAAAAAGAGTGTGGCCTCGTGACTTGTTGTGTCAGCAGCCACGCATTATATCCCTCCTGTTATAACAATGATAGCAATACATGTCATcgctacaaacacacacacgaaggaacggaaaaaaaaaagagatgcagTAAATAGCTTTCCACGCACTGCTATAAAGAGCACTGAGGGAACGACAATAACACGCCAGCTTGTGTTACATGCGAGAATATCACCAACTGTGCACCGCGGACATGACACCCACTGTGTTTGCTCCTTATTAGTCTGCTTTTTGATGTGGAGGTCCTTCACTAAATATTTTGTGGTTCCATTTCGTTTTGTTGtcgttattagtgtgtgtgtgtgtgtgtgtgtgtgtgtgtgtggtggaggtggttttATTGATGatggttttattatttattgttgttgttgttgttgttgttgttgatgatgtttttaatgttgttgctgctgctttagTTCTTGTTACATTATTATAAGGtgtcataatgatgatgatgatgattataatgtatcataattatgatgatgatgatgatgattattattattattattgttattatttttattattattattattattattattattattattattattattattattattattatcgtcgttgttgttgttgttgttgttgttgttgttgttgttgttatcattatcatcatcatcatcatcatcatcatcatcatcatcatcatcatcattgcaatgattacttttttattgcattatttATTAAACAAGTACTTAGACTTGTCTCCATTTGCGGAATAGAATGAGGTGAAGAGtatgtgaggtggtggtggtggtggtggtggatgaagggatgaaaggGGAGGGCACACGCATGAACTGGTACAGTATGTGCTTGTAGAAGCAAGACATAATTGAGCACCACGAGGAAGGATACCAGACGGGGTGTGAAGTATGCATTAAATCACCTGTTGTAGAGTTGAGAGCCGCGTGGATTCCCTGACGTGTGATGGCACAGCATTGCTTACTTCTCTAAAACGATACCATCAAGATTGCTGATCTACAAGTATAAAATCTTAAACATTTTTCGTCTTGATAATCAGGTCATTAGTGCTTAATCATTAGCAAGTTTTAAAAGAAGTTTATACAAATTTACACCACTGACAGtctctctctggtgtggtaGAGTGGGAACACCTGGTGAACACCACTGACAGTCTctcgagggagagggagagggagggagagaggaaagacagagaagggagagagggggaatggagtgaagagagggagagacagacggacacacaaacaaactgactgacggaatggctggctgattgactgattggttgactgactgactgatctacTAGATGTGTTATATTTAGTGTGGCGGAGGAAGGTAAAGACACGTAAATGCAAtcaatttcagagagagagagagagggaga contains:
- the LOC135096723 gene encoding uncharacterized protein LOC135096723, with amino-acid sequence MDLWKIAIRINIAIWLAVRVAPGRHASTHSRQSVQEKLGNETRSSSRSPLQSKSFNSRERKRPVTCWRTAADDERSPKRATRSLQPSWQEDNATEADWAPLDLSVFSDVVQQQQQDGGEEQGWTTVTTSRARRHQPPRPKFKLGSLGEYENSYRAISALEREYPTLRIQDEDSTALLRRIAEEGNRVLLLDPSEKRHKVVLERYPLDLPLEAVEAHPQVTSAQRLTSKEDKLPTRQVLLVCVGPPPAKLDLGCWGRYSLRPYQGEPVRCYRCQRYNHLQARCEHAARCGVCSLPHPTEECIARHKANEATTARCPNCGKNHHAWNPQCPERLRRMPRSRQQQQQQSQAPPRRQRRRRHKASHGQPRQQIAQPQQQQHPPRGQPGRSARDPVAPAPPPVRSAWVPRQAPLATPPPPSQPAARPEEINRQPPHRRPEVQPPAIGTESRTPSAHPSTRSGSTPTKHARAKPHHPSSGTQGRDPPGDAPARAATGPAPTTVRRRAMVPSDPLHGVPACLSEETRAVVNCLVARMVQLMAELLASPDHVPARRDDLDALLRQETATAISECGLLPPPLNSRDPPCRAPRLRVLQWNVQGLRPKKHQVLQAVFEEHLDVVLLQETLTPADFEWRVAGYTLHSLPTAEGTRGCAALVRSTIPHRRVAAPVNCGDGVEVLALELQVGSLPLLVYNVYRSQRHQLEAGELLTLASHSSLLVAGDLNAHHPMLQSPSPANETGRHLAVLLEEIPHVCLLNTGEATHTRGGRLDLTLVSSDLAAGATWQVHPTLTSDHFATLTTLPVAPPVPPRPPPRWNIRRADWTKFQASLDEWWAAYQPPADLHQQERDLTTAIQTAAAAAIPRCTPSRRHRTDWWYYNEEVREHNHRVNQHRKLYKRRPNPNNLRLLQDVVARARQVSLRAREAKWLEWCATFSHHTSLGQLWRSVRTASGAAPPRPPAHPHPQQEAERLATMFTTRSSSDQLPPQTQRIQQQLRPHRDEAVREAMEEADVTDQPFSLQELERARRRGRDTAAGADGVPYSMLAHAGSAGDAALLATINASWMAGCLPLPAPTFRADIQPIPKPREPTKIRPISLLSCTAKTAERMVLARLQWRVGPSHPHVFGYTRGVSTADSILALLTQIDHRPAVIVFIDLEKAFELASPHAILDALVRKGVRGRLLAWLRDYLQRRRARVRFQGLRSTFKVLENGTPQGGILSPLLFNLLMEQLVALPFHAGTVLLSYADDLALVVTGRGNKLRRTQQALDLISGKCQDLGLKISAEKSRAMMVKAADPTWQLRVQGVELAWTNSYQYLGVWVDKRLSFTAHAAYLRERTQSRLNVMRAMTRISAGATFSVLRQYYVHAVRSLVDYSAPVLIALSPNQQERIEVLQNTAMRTMLGAPRWSSACVMQSETRLVPLTTRVQQITACRVARVLQRDAEGVTQRRLRLAGTQGAESLRRNPWLLQCTLATHNLARMENWPQADLPAPTFRAPPPWEPPAAEFSATQLPASKALCAVEEMRQHAFMAMAQVTEPDSVVYYTDGSADPDSGRTGAAAITRGAEVCERTPDHCSTLQTELVAILLALEHAQHRRERTVVLHTDSRTGLQALQQPYPSDNVGLVTAILGSLQSLAAQGRRVRLNWIPSHVGVRGNEAADAAAKRAASGPQVTRHVPPSLSQVRARARLAATKRARHTHRQLETRKRQAAWYASATGYQSLDASQQQPRADGVLLQRVRLGYCTREQLYDDFRGQECDHCGRHSRHPLVHYLLSCPATAALRPTPPPPAHPVGGDLLSSREARAALIVRHTPTDLMLRVLRAAPPPR